The Polaribacter sp. KT25b genome contains the following window.
TGTAATAGCACTAACTGGTATTTCTCTAATTTTTAAGATTTGACCAACTTTTAAACCTTCTACTAATTCCGGATTTAACAATAATAATTCTCCTCTAGAAACATTAAAAGCTTTACTTAAACTATAAAAAGTTTCACCTTTCTGTATTTCATGAATAACAAACCTTTCTTTTAATTCATTGATAAGTTTTGTTTTCTCATCAATAATTTCTTCCTCAACAGAAATAGATTCAGCATCAACAATATCTGTATCTTCATTTAATTTTTTAGAATTATAATAATTTAAACTTTTTTCTGGCACTACTATAAAAGAATCTGCTCTTAAACCGCCATTTACATCAGGATTTAAACGAATTAAATCCTTCTCTTTCATGTTTAAATTCTTGGCAATAGTATAGATTGTTTCGCCTTTTTTAACTTTGTACTGTATGTATCTATTTTGTTGACCGCAAGAAACGGTAAACGTTAAAATACATAAAAAAATAAAAAATTTTAAATGTTTCATATGTTCTATTCCCATTCTATAGTTGCAGGTGGCTTTGAGCTGATGTCATACACAACTCTATTAACTCCTTTTACTTGATTTATAATTTTGTTTGATGTTTTTTGCAAAAATTTATAAGGTAAATCTACCCAATCAGCAGTCATTCCGTCTGTACTTTCTACAGCTCTTAAGGCAACAACTTTTTCATACGTTCGTTCATCGCCCATCACTCCAACAGAGTTTACAGGTAATAACATTGCACCAGCTTGCCACACTTTATCATACAAACCATCCTCTTTTAATCCGTTTATAAAAATAGCATCAACTTCTTGTAAAATACGCACTTTTTCTGCGGTAATATCTCCTAAAATTCTAATTCCTAAACCAGGCCCAGGAAAAGGATGACGTCCTAATAATTCTGGATCAATTCCCATCGATGCTCCTACTCTTCTTACTTCGTCTTTAAAAATCATTTTTAAAGGCTCCACAATTTTTAACTTCATATAATCTGGCAATCCGCCAACATTATGATGACTTTTTATCGTTGCTGATGGACCTCCATTGACAGAAACAGATTCAATAACATCAGGATAAATTGTTCCTTGAGCTAACCATTTTACATCTTTAATATGATGAGCTTCATCATCAAAAACATCAATAAAAGTACTACCAATTGCTTTTCTTTTTCCTTCCGGATCAGAAATACCTGCTAATTTATCTAAAAAACGTTGCGATGCATCTACACCTTTAACGTTTAAACCCATGCCTTCGTATTGTGTAAGTACACTTTCGAACTCATTTTTACGCAACAAACCATTATTTACAAAAATACAATACAAGTTTTTTCCGATTGCTTTGTGTAATAAAACAGCTGCAACTGTAGAATCTACTCCTCCAGAAAGTCCTAAAACAACTTTATCATTTCCAACTTTTGCTCTAATGTCTGCTACCGTACTTTCTACAAAAGAATCTGGTGTCCAAGTTTGTGCAACTTTTGCAATATCTACCAAAAAGTTTGCCAATAATTGTTTTCCGTCTTTAGAATGATAAACTTCTGGATGAAACTGAATAGCAAATGTATCTTCGCCATCAATTTTATAAGCTGCATTTTCTACATCTTTAGTACTTGCCAATAGAATTCCACCGGTTGGTAATTCTTTAATTGTATCAGAATGACTCATCCATACTTGGCTTCCATCAGAAATATTTTGAAAGAAAATTTCATCATTTTTTATATATGATAAATTTGCTCTTCCGTATTCTCTAGTGTTTGATTCTGCTACTTTTCCACCTGAAAAATGGGCTAAATATTGCGCTCCATAACAAACTGCCAACAAAGGTTTTTTACCTTTAATTTCTGATAGCTCTGGATGTAAAACATTTTCTCCTCTTACAGAATTTGGGCTTCCTGATAAGATAACAGCTTTAAAATTTTCTAATTCTTTTGGTGGATGGTTAAAAGGATGAATTTCACAATAAATGTTTAACTCTCTAACTCTTCTTGCAATTAACTGAGTGTATTGCGATCCAAAATCTAAAATAAGTACTTGGTCTTGTTCCATGCGCAAAAATAATATTTTGATATTAAATTTACGATATAAGAAGTTAGATTTTTTTAGTTAATTATTATTCGTTAAAATCTGTGAGAATTCGTAGAAAAATAGCATTAAACAAAGCGTTTTCTAAATTTTTAGAAAAACAAATAGCCTTTTAAAAACCTAGAAAACGTTGTTATTTTTTATTCAAAGCAACTTAAAACCACAAACTTTGAATTTTAAATCTTAATATCTATAAACAATTGTATTAATATTCATTCCGGCTCCAACAGAAGCCAAAATAAAAACATCGCCTTTCTGTACAGATTGATTTTCTATTTTTCCTTTTAAAACCAAATCTAACAAAGTAGGTACTGTGGCAACAGAACTGTTTCCTAATTTATGAATGCTCATAGGCATAATCCCTTCTGGGACTGGTTTTTTAAATAACCTATAAAAACGTTTTATAATCGCTTCATCCATTTTTTCATTAGCTTGATGTATAAATATTTTCTTCACATCATCAATTTCTACTCCGCTTTTATCTAAAGCAAATTTCATTGCTGCAGGAACATTTGTAATCGCAAATTCGTAAATTTTACGTCCAAACATTTTTATATAACGTACATTTTTATCTTCGTTTTTATTGTAAGAACTACCATAATGTAGATAAAAAGCCTCTTCATTGGCAAAAGTTTGCGTAGCATGACTTAAAATTCCAGCATCTGGTTCTGTCGTTTTTTCAACAATACAAGCTCCTGCTCCATCACTATAAATCATAGAATCTCTATCGTATTTATCAATAACTCTCGACAAAGTTTCAGAACCAATTACCAAACATTTATTTGCGATTCCTGCTTTTATATAAGCTTGTGCTTGAATAACACCCTGAATCCAACCAGGGCAACCAAATAAAAGATCGTAGGCTACACAATTAGGGTTTTTAATTTTTAATTTATTTTTTACTCTTGTTGCTAAAGTTGGTAACATATCACTTTGAATCGAACCTACTTTTACATCACCAAAATTATGTGCAAAAATAATATAATCTAATTCTTCTTTATCTATATCGGCATCTTCAATAGCTTTTTGAGCTGCAAAAAATGCCAAATCAGAGCTTGTGTATTCTTTTCGTGCATACCGCCTTTCTTCAATACCAGTAATTGCTTTAAATTTTTCGATAATAACTTCATTTTCAGACGCTAAAAGAGTACCATCAGTATCTAAAAATTTATCTTTTAAAAAATCTGTATTTTCTTTTTTTAAAGTAGGTATAAAAGTTCCTGTACCTGTAATTTTTGATGAAATCATTCTTTGCTAATTATCATTTTACGTAAAATTACGGGCTTTTTTTATGGATAGAATGTTAAATAACCTAAAAAATACGAAATCCAAAATAGAAAAAGAAACTTATTATGTTGTATAAAGGTTTAACTTTAATTGCATCACTGTAGCAATAGATTGGGCTCTAGCCTTCATTCTTTCGGAATTATCACCTAAAAAATAGGTATCAATAGTGTTAAAAAAATACGATACCCAAAGTGCAAAATGCTCCTTCTTAAAAGTTACGAAAACGTTTATATCAAGGTGTTTTTTCATTACATTATTGCTATAGGTAGTAGTGTCAAAAATAATATCATTCCAAAAATCTGTAATTATTTCTAAATGATGTTCTAGTTGGTTTTTTGCAACGATATCCGTAAAAAAAGGAATCATTTTTTCATCAACTAATAACTTATCATAAAACTTTGTAATAATAAGTTTTATGTCTTTTCTTGACGATATATCTGGTTTCATTTAAAGTATCTATTGTTTTTACCAAGAATTAAAAATACAGCTGATTAAAACTCCAAATTATTTCTTTTTTTTAATAGGATCTTGATATGTGTTGAATACTGAATAAATATAAATTTCCTCATTTGTAAATTCATAAATAATGATATATGGAAATCTTTTAAGTGCTAACTCTCTAAATACTGGTTTTCTTTTTATTTGAAAATTAACTTTACCTTGTTGAAGTGTTTTAAAATAACCATCTAAATAATTATAAAATTCCAATCCTAAACCTTTTCTTACTTTTTCATACCATTCAATAGCTTTATCTATTTCAATTTGCGCAGCAGGATCAATCGTTAAAATAGGTTTAAAAACCATATTTCTGTCGCAGATTTAGCTTTACTTCTTCCCAACTTTTTCCTACAGTTTTTCCTTTTAATCTTTTTTGACGACGTTCTTCTATAATTTTATAATGCTCTTCTGATACTATAGAAACTGAATTAACAGCCGACATGGAATCAAAAACACCATTTAAAACATCTAGTTTTGTGTCATCTTCAATAAAAAGTTGAAATTGATTAATTATTTTATCCCTTAATTCCATAATAAACAGATTGTAACTTACACAAATATAATAAAACGAAATTTGCTTTTTATACCTCTCTAAAATTAAAACTTTACAGAAACATATTGTATTTGAATAATTAGTTTTTTCTAATCTTATAAATAAGAACTATCAAAAGAAAAAGGTAGTAAAGAAAGTAATGAATCTGTTTTTACAATTTCTCCAACTTCTCCCATAAACAAAACCTCGAAAGATTGTTTTTGTTTAATTTCATATTCTGATAAAGATTGTCTACAAGCGCCACAAGGGCCTACAGGTTTGCTAACTTCTTTAATTGTTGAACTTGCGGTAATTGCTAATTTTAAAATTTTTACACCTGGAAATTCTGATCCAGCCTTCCAAATGGCAACTCTTTCTGCACACATTCCTGATGGATATGCTGCATTTTCTTGATTATTACCTAAAACAATTTCATTATTTTCTAACAATAAAGCTGCTCCTACATTAAATTTAGAATAGGGAGCGTATGCTTTTTTTCTTGCTTCTACAGCTTTATCCATCAACATTTTATCTTCTGAAGAAAGTTCTGATACATCCTTAAAAAGGACTGCTGATGTTGCTATTTCAATTTTTCTCATAAATAATGGCGTCAAAAAAAGCAGCCTTTTTTGACTGCTTTTATTCTTGTAAACTTACTAAAAATTTATTACAATTAATAATTGTCATAAATTTCTCCTAAATCAAACGATAAAGAAAAGCGTAATGAGTTTTCTAATGGGTTATTTACATCAGAACCATTTATTAAATAAGACAAATCAACATTTAATGCATTGGTCTTAAAACCAGCACCTAACGTAAAATATTGTCTATTCCCTTTGTCTTCACTTTCATGAAAATATCCAGCACGTAAAGCAAAAGCATTGTTGTATAAATATTCTGCTCCTAAAGCATAGGTAAATTCTTTCATTTCTTCGCTAAATCCTCCTGGAGCATCTCCAAAAGAGCTAAACATACCTTCAATCCAACCTTGATCTTCATCTGCTGTATCATCTCCAGAATAAGGCACTAATAATTTAGTAAACTCTACTGTTGTAGAAATAATATTGTAATCGTCTAAAATAAAATCGAAACCTCCACCTAATTTTAAATTTGTAGGAATAAAATCTTCTTCTCCCGGAGTGTAAGAAACTTTAGGTCCTATATTGGCAATATTGAAACCAATTCTATAACGTCCATTAAAATTACCATAGTTTTCTTCAAAAGATTGATAATATCCAGAAACATCTACACCAAAAGAATTAATGGGTTGTAAGTTACTATTGGTTCCATTAAAAGTTAAATTAGAACGAATATATTTTAAAGAAACTCCCATAGAGAAAGTTTCACTTAATTTTAAAGCATAAGAACCTGTTGCTACCAATTCATTTGGGTTAATAGAACCATTATCGCTACCATCATTATTTGTTAAATTTATTTCTCCTAAAGAAAAATATTTAAAATCTGCTCCCCAAGCAGAGTTTTCGCTAAACCTATTAATATAAGAACCACTTCCTACAAAAATATCATCGGTTAAATTACGCAACCAAGGCGAATACGTTAATCCCGTTTTTATTTGTCGATCACTAAAAACAATTTTTGCTGGATTGTGAAATAAAGAAAAAGCATCTGCTGTTGTAGCAACCCCCATATCTCCCATTCCTGCTGCTCTAGCATCTGGTACTATCAATAAAAAAGGAACTGCTGTAGTAATTCCTCCAATATCATCTGTATTTATTGTTGTTTGTGCGCTTGTTTTTAAACTTACTAGAGCACAAAGTGCTATACAAAATCCAATTTTCTTCATTTTCTGTTTTTCTCGTTTGTTTTACAAATATCTAATTTTTATTGCAGTATTACTAATTTTTCATACTTCTCTGAAACCAAATTATTCGTTGTAGATTTTACTCTTAATTTATAAATATATACTCCTTTTCCTATTTTATTTCCAAAATCGTCTAAACCATTCCAAGTAATACTTCTAGATAAATTACCTGTTGTTTGTACATTCTGATTAATGGTTTTTACCAATTTACCAGACACAGTAAAAATTTGAACCTGAACCTCTAAAGGTTCATTTGGTTTGTTATGATTAAACCAAAACTCTGTATAATTTACAAACGGATTTGGATAATTTAATACGTTTTCTAAATTTAAAATCGCATCACTTACTACCACAAAATTTAACGTTGTTTCTGATGAGTTATTGTAAGTATCCCATGCTTTTAATTTTAAAGTATGCGGCCCAACTTCTAAATCACTTAAAGTATAGGTTACTTTTCCTTTAGAAAAATCGTTAAGTTCTGTTTGATAAAAATCATTTAAAATAATTGGGTTTGTAGTATCGCCATCTAAAATACCCACAATATCATGATCTACCGCAGTTATAGAAGTATTAATTCCGCTAGCATCAAATAAAACTGCTATTAAATTAGGAGAAGCATTGGTATTGCCTCCATCAATAAAAGACTCATCATTCATAAATAATTTTATTTCTGGTCCAAGTGCATCATCAGGCGCATTTTCATCGATTCCACCAACCACAACATCAAAATTATAACCTGCTTTATCTATTTCTCCATTTTCTGCATAAAAACTTAATTTTCCTTTCCCGTAAGCAATTTTAATATCTTTTGGCACAATAAAATCAAAACTAAAAGCACCATTTTCTACCGTAGATTTTCCTCTAAACAACTTACTATCTTGTGTATCAAAAGTCATTTTAATGCCATAACCATCATTATCTAACGTCGTTTTATCAATTAATTTGTCGAAAACAGTAGTAGAAAGTGTCCCATTAAAATCGGTTAAAACTGCATTTAAATTATCGGTTACAACACCTTCAAATTTCACTTTTGATAAAGCTCTTATAGTATCTAAAGACGTTGTTATAT
Protein-coding sequences here:
- the cdd gene encoding cytidine deaminase, translating into MRKIEIATSAVLFKDVSELSSEDKMLMDKAVEARKKAYAPYSKFNVGAALLLENNEIVLGNNQENAAYPSGMCAERVAIWKAGSEFPGVKILKLAITASSTIKEVSKPVGPCGACRQSLSEYEIKQKQSFEVLFMGEVGEIVKTDSLLSLLPFSFDSSYL
- a CDS encoding group III truncated hemoglobin, whose translation is MKPDISSRKDIKLIITKFYDKLLVDEKMIPFFTDIVAKNQLEHHLEIITDFWNDIIFDTTTYSNNVMKKHLDINVFVTFKKEHFALWVSYFFNTIDTYFLGDNSERMKARAQSIATVMQLKLNLYTT
- the porV gene encoding type IX secretion system outer membrane channel protein PorV, producing MKKIGFCIALCALVSLKTSAQTTINTDDIGGITTAVPFLLIVPDARAAGMGDMGVATTADAFSLFHNPAKIVFSDRQIKTGLTYSPWLRNLTDDIFVGSGSYINRFSENSAWGADFKYFSLGEINLTNNDGSDNGSINPNELVATGSYALKLSETFSMGVSLKYIRSNLTFNGTNSNLQPINSFGVDVSGYYQSFEENYGNFNGRYRIGFNIANIGPKVSYTPGEEDFIPTNLKLGGGFDFILDDYNIISTTVEFTKLLVPYSGDDTADEDQGWIEGMFSSFGDAPGGFSEEMKEFTYALGAEYLYNNAFALRAGYFHESEDKGNRQYFTLGAGFKTNALNVDLSYLINGSDVNNPLENSLRFSLSFDLGEIYDNY
- a CDS encoding 3-oxoacyl-ACP synthase III family protein, with the translated sequence MISSKITGTGTFIPTLKKENTDFLKDKFLDTDGTLLASENEVIIEKFKAITGIEERRYARKEYTSSDLAFFAAQKAIEDADIDKEELDYIIFAHNFGDVKVGSIQSDMLPTLATRVKNKLKIKNPNCVAYDLLFGCPGWIQGVIQAQAYIKAGIANKCLVIGSETLSRVIDKYDRDSMIYSDGAGACIVEKTTEPDAGILSHATQTFANEEAFYLHYGSSYNKNEDKNVRYIKMFGRKIYEFAITNVPAAMKFALDKSGVEIDDVKKIFIHQANEKMDEAIIKRFYRLFKKPVPEGIMPMSIHKLGNSSVATVPTLLDLVLKGKIENQSVQKGDVFILASVGAGMNINTIVYRY
- the guaA gene encoding glutamine-hydrolyzing GMP synthase, with the protein product MEQDQVLILDFGSQYTQLIARRVRELNIYCEIHPFNHPPKELENFKAVILSGSPNSVRGENVLHPELSEIKGKKPLLAVCYGAQYLAHFSGGKVAESNTREYGRANLSYIKNDEIFFQNISDGSQVWMSHSDTIKELPTGGILLASTKDVENAAYKIDGEDTFAIQFHPEVYHSKDGKQLLANFLVDIAKVAQTWTPDSFVESTVADIRAKVGNDKVVLGLSGGVDSTVAAVLLHKAIGKNLYCIFVNNGLLRKNEFESVLTQYEGMGLNVKGVDASQRFLDKLAGISDPEGKRKAIGSTFIDVFDDEAHHIKDVKWLAQGTIYPDVIESVSVNGGPSATIKSHHNVGGLPDYMKLKIVEPLKMIFKDEVRRVGASMGIDPELLGRHPFPGPGLGIRILGDITAEKVRILQEVDAIFINGLKEDGLYDKVWQAGAMLLPVNSVGVMGDERTYEKVVALRAVESTDGMTADWVDLPYKFLQKTSNKIINQVKGVNRVVYDISSKPPATIEWE